A single window of Helicobacter pylori NCTC 11637 = CCUG 17874 = ATCC 43504 = JCM 12093 DNA harbors:
- a CDS encoding dynamin family protein, with protein MSVNFFKGIFNDNSRAENHHNTEGLKERYDLIARILNAKMENEGLEEYQSILDNEFLEFASGVDSLKEKEIALLTLQEIKKELQLVASYPSLFQKNMVAVGGGFSAGKSTFLNNLLGLKLKLPEDMNPTTAIPTYCLKGKKEVLMGFSQNGGMVELPHLAFDHQFLESLGFNLKEIMPFMLLSAPSVPFEFLCFIDTPGYNPGNQGYTGGDKQASKESLQHAKHVLWFISCESGEIHKDDLEYLQELYEEGKQVFIVLSRADRHTKSQLEEVAKKIRETLEDSGIEFLGIGAYSATRYQEIKEFSEKSKVFNSLEKFLMKLNQRSEKQNEILSVLYDVCLAYEKAIEQDANQFKRYQKALHSVRLDLLQKGFDDFSDKIFRRIENLEKEFSEQEESKRESLAQLNEVIDLFKESIDKVFDRVSAFTFEKYKEENDDEEGGEVY; from the coding sequence ATGAGCGTTAATTTTTTTAAGGGCATTTTTAATGACAATAGCAGGGCTGAAAACCACCACAATACAGAGGGGTTAAAAGAACGCTACGATCTAATCGCTCGTATTTTAAACGCTAAAATGGAAAATGAAGGGCTAGAAGAATACCAGAGCATTTTAGACAACGAGTTTTTAGAGTTCGCTAGCGGCGTGGATTCGCTCAAAGAAAAGGAAATAGCGTTACTAACGCTCCAAGAAATTAAAAAAGAATTGCAATTGGTAGCGAGCTACCCTAGTTTGTTTCAAAAAAACATGGTCGCAGTAGGGGGAGGGTTTAGCGCGGGCAAATCCACTTTTTTAAACAACTTGTTGGGCTTGAAATTAAAACTTCCTGAAGACATGAATCCCACCACAGCTATCCCCACTTATTGCCTAAAGGGTAAAAAAGAAGTTTTAATGGGGTTTTCTCAAAATGGGGGCATGGTGGAATTGCCCCATCTCGCTTTTGACCATCAGTTTTTAGAATCCCTTGGCTTTAATCTCAAAGAGATCATGCCTTTCATGCTTTTAAGCGCTCCTAGCGTGCCTTTTGAATTTTTATGCTTCATAGACACGCCTGGCTATAACCCCGGCAATCAAGGCTATACGGGTGGGGACAAACAAGCCTCTAAAGAATCCCTACAACACGCCAAACACGTTTTATGGTTCATTAGTTGCGAGAGTGGGGAGATTCACAAAGATGATTTAGAATATTTGCAAGAATTATACGAAGAAGGCAAGCAGGTTTTTATCGTATTGAGTAGGGCTGATAGGCACACCAAAAGCCAATTAGAAGAAGTCGCTAAGAAAATTAGAGAAACTTTAGAAGATAGCGGCATTGAGTTTTTAGGGATTGGCGCTTATAGCGCTACAAGGTATCAAGAAATTAAAGAGTTCAGCGAAAAAAGCAAAGTTTTTAACTCGCTTGAAAAATTTTTAATGAAGTTGAATCAAAGGAGCGAAAAACAAAACGAAATTTTAAGCGTTTTATACGATGTGTGTTTGGCGTATGAAAAGGCTATTGAGCAAGACGCTAACCAATTCAAACGCTACCAAAAGGCTTTGCATTCTGTCAGATTGGATTTATTGCAAAAGGGCTTTGATGACTTCAGCGATAAAATTTTTAGAAGAATTGAGAATTTAGAAAAAGAATTTTCTGAGCAAGAAGAATCCAAAAGAGAGAGTTTAGCGCAATTGAACGAAGTGATTGACTTGTTTAAAGAAAGTATTGATAAGGTTTTTGATCGCGTGAGCGCTTTTACTTTTGAAAAATACAAAGAAGAAAACGACGACGAAGAGGGTGGTGAAGTATATTGA